In one Nocardioides sp. NBC_00368 genomic region, the following are encoded:
- a CDS encoding VWA domain-containing protein, which produces MSALGWQILTIVRRVLIVLLTVIVLVRPSWGAAPSEMRTADLDVLVVVDRTRSMVAEDGPDGEARMTQLKKDLKALSAALPSVRFGAITFGGEVVRTEMPFTYDTTAFNAWVDGLYAERAFDGSGSMVDAPRDEVISALERDQERFPERRRIVVFASDGENTREGVDQQSFSEIDDLSAGGVVLGYGTEEGGRMPWDDERPQDGYLKDGEGQDARSRIDLANLREIAGQMGLQTLHRTTKETKEIATEASTWDSEMLTEKTSAGGEVSRAWIFGFPLLALLLWELWGHRRRGHEAEEVLS; this is translated from the coding sequence ATGAGTGCTCTGGGATGGCAGATCCTCACGATCGTACGCCGGGTGCTGATCGTCCTGCTCACCGTCATCGTCCTGGTGCGGCCGAGCTGGGGCGCGGCACCGTCGGAGATGCGTACGGCCGATCTCGATGTCCTCGTCGTGGTCGACCGGACCCGGTCGATGGTCGCCGAGGACGGGCCCGACGGCGAGGCCCGGATGACGCAGCTCAAGAAGGACCTCAAGGCGCTCTCGGCGGCGCTGCCGTCGGTGCGCTTCGGGGCGATCACCTTCGGCGGCGAGGTCGTACGCACCGAGATGCCGTTCACCTACGACACCACGGCCTTCAACGCCTGGGTCGACGGTCTCTACGCCGAACGGGCCTTCGACGGGTCCGGCTCGATGGTCGACGCCCCGCGTGACGAGGTCATCTCGGCGCTCGAGCGCGACCAGGAGCGTTTCCCCGAGCGGCGCCGGATCGTGGTGTTCGCCTCCGACGGGGAGAACACCCGCGAGGGCGTCGACCAGCAGTCGTTCAGCGAGATCGACGACCTCTCCGCCGGCGGCGTGGTGCTCGGCTACGGCACCGAGGAGGGCGGCCGGATGCCGTGGGACGACGAACGCCCCCAGGACGGCTACCTCAAGGACGGCGAGGGCCAGGACGCCCGCTCCCGGATCGACCTGGCCAACCTGCGCGAGATCGCAGGTCAGATGGGTCTTCAGACGCTTCACCGCACGACGAAGGAGACCAAGGAGATCGCCACCGAGGCCTCCACCTGGGACTCCGAGATGCTGACCGAGAAGACCTCCGCCGGCGGCGAGGTGTCCCGCGCCTGGATCTTCGGCTTCCCCCTGCTGGCACTCTTGCTGTGGGAGCTGTGGGGCCACCGCCGCCGCGGGCACGAGGCCGAGGAGGTGCTGTCGTGA
- a CDS encoding SRPBCC family protein: MDLTHQFTVPTSVEETWDSFLDIGSLAECFPGAQVTSAEGDTFTGTVKVKLGPIAMVYAGSGTFVEKDESARRLVVEAKGRDKRGNGTAGANATLTMAPEGTGTRVEIVTDLAVTGKPAQFGRGVMQDVSDKLLGQFVACLESKSAPAAAPVTPETPAAAEPVGEESSEPSPAAPSPAAAPTPQAPRHAKQTEAIDLGATVVPVLIKNYGKKIAIGVAVIAAVVIVYKLLRG; encoded by the coding sequence GTGGATCTGACGCACCAGTTCACGGTTCCGACCTCGGTCGAGGAGACCTGGGACAGCTTCCTGGACATCGGCTCGCTCGCCGAGTGCTTCCCGGGAGCCCAGGTCACCTCGGCCGAGGGCGACACCTTCACCGGCACGGTGAAGGTGAAGCTCGGTCCGATCGCCATGGTCTACGCCGGCTCCGGCACCTTCGTCGAGAAGGACGAGTCCGCCCGGCGACTGGTCGTCGAGGCGAAGGGGCGGGACAAGCGCGGCAACGGCACCGCCGGTGCCAACGCGACCCTGACGATGGCTCCAGAAGGGACCGGCACGAGGGTCGAGATCGTCACCGACCTCGCCGTCACCGGCAAGCCCGCCCAGTTCGGTCGTGGGGTCATGCAGGACGTCTCCGACAAGCTCCTCGGACAGTTCGTCGCGTGCCTGGAGTCCAAGTCGGCTCCGGCTGCCGCTCCGGTGACCCCGGAGACACCGGCCGCGGCGGAGCCCGTGGGTGAGGAGAGCTCGGAACCATCGCCGGCTGCCCCGTCGCCAGCCGCAGCGCCGACGCCGCAGGCGCCGAGGCACGCCAAGCAGACCGAGGCGATCGACCTGGGCGCGACCGTGGTGCCGGTGCTGATCAAGAACTACGGCAAGAAGATCGCCATCGGGGTGGCCGTCATCGCCGCGGTGGTGATCGTCTACAAGCTGCTGCGGGGCTGA
- a CDS encoding VWA domain-containing protein, which yields MDLRWPVLGVIVLVVTAIAVAAIVVLAARVHRRPADAVLVAHTERLKRLPRFRELATQQRWLSWWQTAGIALAVIGCIWLIARPQTTDITQNRYSTRDIVLCLDASTSMFDEDTQVTQAYSQLVAGLNGERVSLVLWSDAAVTVFPLTDDYGWVQDELARAGRAFALGDQEYVAGTYLGKERASLISDGIVSCVKRFDLSDPERGRAVIVASDNDPQGGPPVYTLPEATEFAKERDVQLYGIGSADLSFQEDKRATFDKAMTDTGGTFSLLGDDGSIESILAGIDRLSADEVVEPPKYQIRDAPGWPIATIVLGVLMLIAGWVYALVRSGRLSPRPRPTPPAAPWPQQTEQARPPSEVGR from the coding sequence ATGGACCTGAGATGGCCCGTCCTCGGCGTGATCGTGCTGGTCGTCACGGCCATCGCCGTCGCCGCGATCGTCGTCCTCGCAGCCCGGGTGCATCGCCGCCCGGCCGACGCCGTGCTCGTCGCCCACACCGAGCGTCTCAAGCGGCTCCCCCGGTTTCGCGAGCTCGCCACCCAGCAGCGCTGGCTGTCCTGGTGGCAGACCGCGGGCATCGCGCTCGCCGTGATCGGCTGCATCTGGCTGATCGCCCGCCCGCAGACCACCGACATCACCCAGAACCGCTACTCCACCCGTGACATCGTGCTGTGCCTCGACGCCTCGACGTCGATGTTCGACGAGGACACCCAGGTCACCCAGGCCTACTCCCAGCTCGTCGCCGGTCTCAACGGTGAGCGGGTCAGCCTGGTCCTGTGGAGCGACGCCGCCGTCACCGTCTTCCCGCTCACCGACGACTACGGCTGGGTGCAGGACGAGCTGGCGCGGGCCGGCCGGGCCTTCGCCCTCGGCGACCAGGAGTACGTCGCCGGCACCTACCTCGGCAAGGAGCGCGCCTCCCTGATCAGCGACGGGATCGTCTCCTGCGTCAAGCGCTTCGACCTGTCCGACCCCGAGCGCGGCCGCGCAGTCATCGTCGCCTCCGACAACGACCCGCAGGGCGGTCCGCCGGTCTACACGCTGCCCGAGGCGACCGAGTTCGCCAAGGAGCGCGACGTCCAGCTCTACGGCATCGGCTCCGCCGACCTCAGCTTCCAGGAGGACAAGCGCGCCACCTTCGACAAGGCGATGACCGACACCGGCGGCACCTTCTCGCTGCTCGGTGACGACGGCTCGATCGAGTCCATCCTGGCCGGCATCGACCGGCTCTCGGCCGACGAGGTCGTCGAACCGCCGAAGTACCAGATCCGCGACGCTCCCGGCTGGCCGATCGCGACGATCGTCCTCGGGGTCCTCATGCTCATCGCCGGGTGGGTCTACGCCCTGGTGCGCTCCGGGAGACTGTCCCCGCGCCCCCGGCCGACTCCGCCCGCGGCCCCGTGGCCCCAGCAGACCGAGCAGGCCCGGCCACCGAGCGAGGTGGGCCGATGA
- a CDS encoding FAD binding domain-containing protein produces the protein MIPASFDYVAPTTVEEALAALAQYGDEAKIIAGGQSLLPVLRMRLNAPEWVIDLGRIDSLKGVRDEGDSILIGAMTRHCDVAADPLVAEHATLVARATATVADEQVRHRGTFGGALAHADPAGDLGAPALALDAEFVIAGPAGERVVPGSEFFQGLFETAVSEDELLVGVRIPKHTGWTAHYEKFVRVAHQWPICAVGATLKVSGGVIEGAAIGLTNMGSTPLRAAGVEQALIGQQATEEVVRNAAALAADGAEPPSDLNGDADYRRHLVTVLARRAITQALGG, from the coding sequence GTGATTCCCGCATCGTTCGACTACGTCGCCCCGACCACGGTCGAGGAGGCGCTGGCAGCCCTCGCGCAGTACGGCGACGAGGCCAAGATCATCGCCGGCGGGCAGAGCCTGCTGCCGGTGCTGAGGATGCGTCTCAACGCTCCCGAATGGGTCATCGACCTCGGCCGCATCGACTCCCTCAAGGGCGTACGCGACGAGGGCGACTCGATCCTGATCGGCGCCATGACGCGTCACTGCGACGTCGCGGCCGATCCTCTGGTCGCCGAGCACGCGACCCTGGTCGCTCGCGCCACGGCGACGGTCGCCGACGAGCAGGTGCGCCACCGCGGCACCTTCGGTGGTGCGCTCGCCCACGCCGATCCGGCGGGCGATCTCGGAGCCCCGGCCCTGGCCCTGGACGCCGAGTTCGTCATCGCCGGGCCGGCCGGCGAGCGGGTCGTCCCGGGCTCGGAGTTCTTCCAGGGGCTCTTCGAGACGGCCGTCTCCGAGGACGAGCTGCTGGTCGGCGTACGCATCCCGAAGCACACCGGATGGACGGCTCACTACGAGAAGTTCGTCCGGGTCGCCCACCAGTGGCCGATCTGCGCGGTCGGCGCGACCCTCAAGGTCTCCGGCGGTGTGATCGAGGGCGCGGCGATCGGCCTCACCAACATGGGCTCGACCCCGTTGCGGGCCGCCGGCGTCGAGCAGGCGCTGATCGGCCAACAGGCCACCGAGGAGGTCGTACGCAACGCCGCGGCCCTGGCCGCGGACGGTGCCGAGCCGCCCTCCGACCTCAACGGCGACGCCGACTACCGGCGTCACCTGGTCACGGTGCTGGCACGGCGGGCCATCACGCAGGCGCTCGGGGGCTGA
- a CDS encoding flavin-containing monooxygenase: MKIAVIGAGFAGIASAKVLTQLGHDITVFEKTPDVGGVWSRTRRYPGLTTQNNKDSYTLSDLRMPKVFPEWLSGEQVQSYLEMYVEKFELAPMIRLSTEVRSAQPAGGGGWDITHAGADGETTEHYDHLIVASGVFSEPFAPAYDGVDELRAAGGQILAASELHDLETVKGKDVVVVGYGKSACDVSVEIAKEAASTTVVARQLLWKMPRKIKGVLNYKMLLLTRMGEGLFPYQNIRGAEKVLHAGGSKMAGSMVGSVESVTTSQLKLKKLGLIPKGQFTDIARSTVSLATEGFFEGVEAGDITVERDTEIVAFVTKDGKPYAELANGRAVPADVVVTATGFKQELPFFSEEIQDQLTDDNGDYQLYRQILPLTVKDLTFAGYNSSFFSPLSAEMSAVWIGSHLGGGHEVPPVEEMEAHVTARLAWMRERTDGHHARGTNIIPFSMHNIDEVLGDVGLDVGRLTKAVQWLLPINPKAYASVTPRLVEKLTARS, encoded by the coding sequence GTGAAGATCGCGGTCATCGGCGCCGGGTTCGCAGGCATCGCCTCGGCCAAGGTGCTCACCCAGCTCGGGCACGACATCACCGTCTTCGAGAAGACGCCCGATGTCGGTGGTGTATGGAGCCGCACCCGTCGCTACCCGGGCCTGACGACGCAGAACAACAAGGACTCCTACACGCTCTCGGACCTGAGGATGCCGAAGGTGTTCCCGGAGTGGCTCAGCGGCGAGCAGGTGCAGAGCTACCTCGAGATGTACGTCGAGAAGTTCGAGCTCGCCCCGATGATCAGGCTCTCCACCGAGGTGCGGAGTGCCCAGCCGGCTGGAGGGGGCGGCTGGGACATCACTCATGCAGGGGCCGACGGCGAGACGACCGAGCACTACGACCACCTCATCGTGGCCAGCGGCGTCTTCTCGGAGCCGTTCGCCCCTGCGTACGACGGGGTCGACGAGCTGCGGGCCGCCGGCGGCCAGATCCTCGCCGCGAGCGAGCTGCACGACCTGGAGACCGTCAAGGGCAAGGACGTCGTGGTCGTCGGCTACGGGAAGTCGGCCTGCGACGTGTCCGTCGAGATCGCCAAGGAGGCGGCCTCGACCACCGTGGTCGCGCGCCAGCTGCTGTGGAAGATGCCCCGCAAGATCAAGGGCGTCCTCAACTACAAGATGCTGCTGCTCACGCGCATGGGGGAGGGGCTCTTCCCCTACCAGAACATCCGTGGCGCCGAGAAGGTCCTGCACGCGGGCGGCTCGAAGATGGCCGGCTCGATGGTCGGCAGCGTCGAGTCGGTCACCACCAGCCAGCTCAAGCTGAAGAAGCTCGGGCTGATCCCCAAGGGGCAGTTCACCGACATCGCCCGCTCCACGGTCTCGCTGGCCACCGAGGGGTTCTTCGAGGGCGTCGAGGCCGGGGACATCACCGTCGAGCGCGACACCGAGATCGTCGCCTTCGTGACCAAGGACGGCAAGCCGTACGCCGAGCTCGCCAACGGGCGCGCGGTGCCTGCCGACGTCGTGGTGACCGCGACCGGCTTCAAGCAGGAGCTCCCGTTCTTCTCCGAGGAGATCCAGGACCAGCTCACCGACGACAACGGCGACTACCAGCTCTACCGCCAGATCCTGCCGCTGACCGTGAAGGACCTGACCTTCGCCGGCTACAACTCCTCGTTCTTCTCGCCGCTCTCGGCCGAGATGAGCGCCGTCTGGATCGGCTCCCACCTCGGTGGTGGCCACGAGGTCCCGCCGGTCGAGGAGATGGAGGCCCACGTCACCGCGCGGCTCGCCTGGATGCGGGAGCGCACCGACGGTCACCACGCCCGCGGCACCAACATCATCCCGTTCTCGATGCACAACATCGACGAGGTCCTCGGGGACGTCGGTCTCGATGTCGGCAGGCTGACCAAGGCGGTGCAGTGGCTGCTGCCGATCAACCCGAAGGCGTACGCCTCCGTCACGCCCAGGCTCGTGGAGAAGCTGACGGCGAGGAGCTAG
- a CDS encoding AraC family transcriptional regulator, protein MPRPLLSRHTVVATTDVDQAREAVAERFCAHYLALTKAGSQLDMVHNAAPLGEDVMLNYMRYGDEVRITPGTFDDFYLIQLPLAGSAKVKVGEHVVLADRTRASIGSPTEPVDMLWSDGCEKLQVYIRRSAVEEAAAGIGGSGPVVFDPTLDLGRPEVRDWLKMVRLAYDNVEAGGSLMSSPLVAAPYEQALIGGLLTIQANTSLEIVSERGSPTVSRAVRMAVDLLEAHPERPWKVAELARSVGVSTRTLQEAFQRDLDTTPLEYWRRTRLDRAHSDLLAADASATSVTAIAAQWGFFHLGRFSQAYRAQFQELPSQTLMR, encoded by the coding sequence TTGCCCCGTCCCCTGCTGAGCCGCCACACCGTTGTCGCCACCACCGACGTGGACCAGGCCCGTGAAGCCGTGGCCGAGCGATTCTGTGCGCACTACCTGGCGCTGACCAAGGCCGGCTCCCAGCTCGACATGGTGCACAACGCCGCGCCCCTGGGCGAGGACGTGATGCTCAACTACATGCGCTACGGCGACGAGGTGCGGATCACCCCAGGCACCTTCGACGACTTCTACCTGATCCAGCTCCCGCTGGCCGGCAGCGCGAAGGTCAAGGTCGGTGAGCACGTCGTCCTGGCCGACCGCACCCGCGCCTCGATCGGCTCGCCGACCGAGCCGGTCGACATGCTCTGGTCCGACGGCTGCGAGAAGCTGCAGGTCTACATCCGCCGCAGCGCCGTCGAGGAGGCGGCCGCGGGCATCGGCGGCTCCGGGCCGGTCGTCTTCGACCCCACGCTCGACCTGGGCCGGCCCGAGGTGCGCGACTGGCTGAAGATGGTCCGGCTGGCCTACGACAACGTCGAGGCCGGTGGCTCGCTGATGAGCTCGCCGCTGGTCGCCGCGCCCTACGAGCAGGCGCTCATCGGCGGCCTGCTGACGATCCAGGCCAACACGTCCCTGGAGATCGTCTCCGAGAGGGGCTCACCCACCGTCTCCCGCGCCGTACGCATGGCCGTCGATCTCCTCGAAGCCCACCCCGAGCGTCCCTGGAAGGTCGCCGAGCTCGCCCGATCGGTCGGCGTCTCCACCCGCACGCTGCAGGAGGCGTTCCAGCGCGACCTCGACACGACGCCCTTGGAGTACTGGCGGCGGACCCGGCTCGACCGCGCCCACTCCGACCTGCTCGCCGCGGACGCGTCCGCCACCTCGGTCACCGCCATCGCCGCCCAGTGGGGTTTCTTCCACCTCGGCCGGTTCTCGCAGGCCTACCGGGCACAGTTCCAGGAGCTCCCGTCACAGACGCTCATGCGATGA
- a CDS encoding carboxypeptidase regulatory-like domain-containing protein: MARLASAIAILLIAPLLTFASAVAEAAEPDGVTIFPSADGPFMWGEPMDLEGTVTENGAPVAGANVELAQIDPSAAWHATVVTDASGRWAYRFTPPVASRYTLHASYAGADGTYEDWTNFDVARHPSTFTFSDNGLRQTDEQISFDVLLSGDGAGLANRIVHWDLQCWYSETSPVSVGRITDSTTSAVGTFTVTYDQQFPCPEYALIAWWDGDQDYQPVKSWAREPTAWRRSDLKIHTPASAFVNDDLDTSVTVLVDGAPAPNRTVHIRYFAPNATGPTYLDVVSGPDGVAAIPIKATEPGNWNIHATMNATDDTMAAERSVTVPVSQVATDLSVSPLVSSVIVGKPVTIRGSLARADGRNAGVTVVVQATESGVEHRYQTTTGSDGAFEFVHTPNVAGSVIYDVWVPGDDRYIYTNHPAQTVTVQPQTPAVTLTANKTSYAAGETATFRVNLTKTDSRRVRVTAQDAGGTIKVLYDGNVPSTGLTLNRTMWRNTTIVASHPADSRSTAAKATLKRSVRLGLATKALNPLRRVGAYAVYRPSADPTLVTSVRPVRSGLCVRMTVQKYTDAAWRTVATSTCRTTNAYGKARWTLTRYHPSGSRFRIAARFAGDSTNAAGTGPWTYVRFR, encoded by the coding sequence ATGGCTCGGCTCGCAAGCGCGATCGCCATCCTGCTCATCGCACCACTTCTCACCTTCGCCTCTGCGGTTGCTGAGGCCGCCGAGCCCGACGGCGTGACCATCTTCCCGTCGGCGGACGGGCCGTTCATGTGGGGCGAGCCGATGGACCTCGAAGGCACGGTGACCGAGAACGGTGCGCCGGTTGCCGGCGCGAACGTCGAGCTTGCGCAGATCGATCCGAGCGCGGCGTGGCACGCCACTGTCGTCACCGATGCAAGCGGGCGTTGGGCCTACCGGTTCACCCCGCCCGTCGCGAGCCGCTACACCCTGCACGCGAGCTACGCCGGCGCCGACGGCACCTACGAGGACTGGACCAACTTCGACGTCGCTCGGCACCCGTCGACGTTCACCTTCTCCGACAACGGCCTCCGTCAGACCGACGAGCAGATCTCGTTCGACGTCCTCCTGTCCGGCGACGGCGCAGGGCTGGCCAACCGGATCGTGCACTGGGACCTTCAGTGTTGGTACTCCGAGACCAGCCCGGTCTCGGTCGGCCGCATCACGGACAGCACCACCTCAGCCGTCGGCACGTTCACCGTGACGTACGACCAGCAGTTCCCGTGTCCTGAATACGCACTCATTGCTTGGTGGGACGGCGACCAGGACTATCAGCCGGTCAAGAGTTGGGCGAGAGAGCCGACCGCGTGGCGCCGGTCGGACCTCAAGATCCACACTCCGGCATCCGCCTTCGTCAACGACGACCTGGACACCAGCGTCACTGTTCTCGTCGACGGTGCGCCGGCTCCGAACCGTACCGTCCACATCCGTTACTTCGCGCCGAATGCGACAGGGCCGACCTACCTGGACGTCGTATCGGGTCCGGACGGTGTCGCCGCGATCCCGATCAAGGCGACCGAACCCGGCAACTGGAACATCCACGCGACCATGAACGCAACCGACGACACCATGGCGGCCGAGCGGTCCGTCACGGTGCCCGTGTCCCAGGTCGCCACAGACCTCAGTGTCTCGCCACTCGTGTCATCGGTGATCGTCGGCAAACCTGTCACCATTCGGGGGAGTCTCGCCCGGGCCGACGGTCGGAACGCGGGGGTCACGGTTGTGGTCCAAGCCACCGAGTCGGGAGTCGAGCACAGATACCAGACGACAACCGGTTCGGACGGCGCGTTCGAGTTCGTCCACACGCCGAATGTCGCCGGGTCCGTCATCTATGACGTCTGGGTCCCCGGTGACGATCGCTACATCTACACCAATCACCCTGCCCAGACCGTGACGGTGCAGCCGCAGACGCCCGCTGTGACGCTGACGGCCAACAAGACGTCGTACGCTGCCGGCGAGACCGCCACGTTCCGGGTCAACCTCACCAAGACCGACAGCCGAAGGGTGCGGGTCACGGCTCAGGATGCCGGCGGCACCATCAAGGTCCTCTACGACGGCAACGTCCCGTCGACCGGACTGACTCTCAACCGCACGATGTGGCGGAACACCACGATCGTGGCCAGCCACCCTGCCGACTCACGGAGCACGGCGGCCAAGGCGACGCTCAAGCGATCCGTACGCCTCGGGCTCGCCACAAAGGCGCTGAACCCGCTGCGCCGGGTCGGGGCATACGCCGTGTATCGGCCGTCCGCCGACCCCACTCTCGTCACCTCGGTCCGTCCGGTTCGCTCCGGTCTGTGCGTCCGGATGACGGTTCAGAAGTACACGGACGCGGCGTGGCGCACGGTCGCGACCTCGACGTGCCGAACCACCAACGCGTACGGCAAGGCCCGATGGACGCTCACGCGCTACCACCCCAGTGGCTCGCGATTCCGCATCGCGGCTCGATTCGCGGGTGACTCGACGAACGCCGCCGGGACCGGCCCGTGGACGTACGTCCGATTCCGCTGA
- a CDS encoding DUF58 domain-containing protein: protein MATYLPRIRTRLMIHAHRKVVGLLDGEYASLQTGRSMDFHDLREYVPGDDVKDIDWKATARSRSLLVKRFTAERQHLVLLAISTGRSMAAQATGTTTKRDLAIFTAGLVGWLGVRHGDKVAVAYGDSETQKLTKPADTEVALERALGQAHDAITPDSAEADIVAVLRHIATNVRRRAILLVVTDEHSVSDEMAAILRRLTVQHEVLVAGIDDLDPTTAVAGAGPTVDVDTVAALPGWLSGDAVLQAQYAELAAAEEHGLRSTLDRLGIAYQRVRDDTTAIGAVFHLLERHRHARR from the coding sequence ATGGCGACGTACCTCCCCCGGATCCGCACGCGGCTGATGATCCATGCCCACCGCAAGGTCGTGGGCCTGCTCGACGGGGAGTACGCCAGCCTCCAGACCGGGCGCAGCATGGACTTCCACGACCTGCGGGAGTACGTCCCCGGCGACGACGTGAAGGACATCGACTGGAAGGCGACGGCCCGGTCCCGGAGCCTGCTGGTCAAGCGGTTCACGGCCGAGCGCCAGCATCTGGTGCTGCTGGCCATCTCCACGGGCCGGAGCATGGCCGCCCAGGCGACCGGCACCACGACCAAGCGTGACCTGGCGATCTTCACCGCCGGCCTGGTCGGCTGGCTGGGCGTACGCCACGGGGACAAGGTCGCGGTCGCCTACGGCGACTCGGAGACCCAGAAGCTCACCAAGCCCGCCGACACCGAGGTCGCGCTCGAGCGGGCGCTGGGGCAGGCCCACGACGCCATCACCCCCGATTCCGCCGAGGCGGACATCGTCGCCGTCCTGCGCCACATCGCCACCAACGTACGCCGCCGGGCGATCCTGCTCGTCGTCACCGACGAGCACTCGGTCAGCGACGAGATGGCCGCGATCCTGCGACGCCTCACCGTCCAGCACGAGGTGCTGGTCGCGGGCATCGACGACCTCGACCCGACCACCGCGGTGGCCGGCGCCGGCCCGACGGTCGACGTCGACACCGTCGCCGCCCTGCCGGGATGGCTCAGCGGCGACGCGGTCCTCCAGGCCCAGTACGCCGAGCTGGCCGCCGCCGAGGAGCACGGCCTGCGCAGCACGCTGGACCGCCTCGGCATCGCCTACCAGCGGGTCCGCGACGACACCACCGCCATCGGCGCCGTCTTCCATCTCCTGGAGAGGCACCGTCATGCGCGCCGGTAG
- a CDS encoding AAA family ATPase: MTTTAPTLAPPSAEEIARAKEIVGRISTAFSSRVVGQERLRTALLIALLSEGHVLLESVPGLAKTLAASTLSQTVKAQFSRIQCTPDLLPSDIIGTQVYDQRNHEFETQLGPVHANFVLLDEINRSSAKTQSAMLEAMQERQTSIAGHVHPLPRPFMVLATQNPIEEEGTYVLPHAQMDRFLLKEIVNYPSDGEELIVLERIEAGTLGPDHEETRPVADPDDVIWLQELTKRVYVDPAIKRYIVALVQATRNARQLLGPETGSYVEIGASPRASIAFLQASRAAALLLGRSYVTPEDVRELRHSILRHRLHLSFEALAEKVQPEMLVDALVRAVPSP; encoded by the coding sequence TTGACCACCACCGCACCAACCCTCGCCCCGCCATCCGCTGAGGAGATCGCCCGGGCGAAGGAGATCGTCGGGCGGATCAGCACCGCCTTCAGCAGCCGTGTGGTCGGCCAGGAACGCCTCAGGACGGCGCTCCTGATCGCGCTTCTCTCCGAGGGACACGTGCTGCTGGAGAGCGTGCCGGGGCTGGCCAAGACACTCGCCGCGAGCACGCTGAGCCAGACGGTCAAGGCGCAGTTCTCCCGGATCCAGTGCACCCCCGACCTGCTGCCGAGCGACATCATCGGCACCCAGGTCTACGACCAGCGCAACCACGAGTTCGAGACCCAGCTCGGACCGGTCCACGCCAACTTCGTGCTGCTGGACGAGATCAACCGAAGCTCCGCCAAGACCCAGAGCGCCATGCTCGAAGCGATGCAGGAACGCCAGACGAGCATCGCCGGCCACGTCCACCCGCTGCCGCGCCCGTTCATGGTGCTCGCCACGCAGAACCCGATCGAGGAGGAGGGCACCTACGTCCTCCCCCACGCCCAGATGGACCGGTTCCTGCTCAAGGAGATCGTCAACTACCCCAGCGACGGCGAGGAGCTCATCGTCCTGGAGCGCATCGAGGCCGGCACGCTCGGTCCCGACCACGAGGAGACCCGTCCGGTCGCCGACCCCGACGACGTGATCTGGCTCCAGGAGCTGACCAAGCGCGTCTACGTCGACCCGGCGATCAAGCGCTACATCGTCGCCCTCGTCCAGGCCACCCGCAACGCCCGCCAGCTGCTCGGGCCGGAGACGGGCTCCTACGTCGAGATCGGCGCGTCCCCGCGTGCCTCGATCGCGTTCCTGCAGGCGTCCCGCGCGGCGGCGCTGCTGCTCGGCCGTTCCTACGTCACCCCGGAGGACGTGCGCGAGCTGCGCCACAGCATCCTGCGCCACCGGCTCCACCTCAGCTTCGAGGCACTGGCGGAGAAGGTCCAGCCGGAGATGCTGGTCGACGCGCTGGTCCGCGCGGTCCCCAGCCCCTGA
- a CDS encoding tetratricopeptide repeat protein: MTLTETPVETTEPQHPVRTAREQVRRALLLAGIVPVVIGLAFLMKVILMGHHDRAGRDAWDVRDAATAMEHYSSNRELNILQPWIAHFDAGNAAFLLGENARAIAYYGEALERVPEDHECTVRINMSLTQEAIGDRARDAGDQQGAKAAYEEALATLEEGDCPTDSGQGPEQSQQGESVEERLQEKLTPKTPIRPDQQDDPPDPPQDQSKKEDKLDKRNGDGESYRRDDADLDDYGGFSDEPQW, encoded by the coding sequence GTGACGCTGACCGAGACACCCGTCGAGACGACCGAGCCGCAGCACCCCGTACGCACCGCCCGCGAGCAGGTGCGGCGCGCGCTGCTGCTGGCCGGGATCGTGCCGGTGGTCATCGGGCTGGCCTTCCTGATGAAGGTGATCCTGATGGGCCACCACGACCGGGCCGGCCGAGACGCCTGGGACGTACGCGACGCCGCGACCGCGATGGAGCACTACTCCTCCAACCGCGAGCTCAACATCCTGCAGCCGTGGATCGCCCACTTCGACGCCGGCAACGCCGCCTTCCTCCTCGGCGAGAACGCCCGCGCGATCGCCTACTACGGCGAGGCCCTGGAGCGGGTGCCCGAGGACCACGAGTGCACCGTACGCATCAACATGTCGCTCACCCAGGAGGCGATCGGCGACCGCGCCCGCGACGCCGGCGACCAGCAGGGGGCGAAGGCGGCCTACGAGGAGGCGCTCGCCACGCTGGAGGAGGGCGACTGCCCCACCGACTCCGGCCAGGGCCCCGAGCAGTCGCAGCAGGGCGAGTCCGTCGAAGAGCGCCTCCAGGAGAAGCTGACCCCGAAGACGCCGATCAGGCCTGACCAGCAGGACGACCCGCCGGACCCGCCGCAGGACCAGAGCAAGAAGGAGGACAAGCTCGACAAGCGCAACGGCGACGGCGAGAGCTACCGCCGCGACGACGCCGACCTCGACGACTACGGCGGGTTCAGCGACGAGCCGCAGTGGTGA